A window of Brachybacterium fresconis contains these coding sequences:
- a CDS encoding sensor histidine kinase, protein MTDGSPQSTDAPHRRLRRLDPFRWIIENPGTVDLIGFGAGALLILVFAVGTGSFGWWTLFTVPMIAAGALCRVRPLLGVIVIGILAVSHLLVNIPVVGGDALTFYAMFCAVAYGGRAVGWVGVGAGFLGVLAQAGYWGVFTYFTEYGGPAQAAGTFAGLITIGSITIVAIWALASLQRARVRQLALISDRAEQAVREREQRTALAVADERARIAREMHDVVAHSLSVIIAQADGGRFVASQQPEKAVDVLGTIGETGRAALADMRSLLGVLRHEDETSFGPQPGPPMLEDLADRVRAAGLEVDLDLDGDLEDLSQALGMSVFRLVQESLTNVLKHAGAGASAAVRIHRTAAHLEIEILDDGQGTDPASDGQGHGLTGMRERMSVFGGTLQAGPLPGRGYRVRAVVPLDGTLRGGETADGRTAAAHPDDTPGPPAGPPDTATGSGAGSGTAAPDPSHPGGDPR, encoded by the coding sequence ATGACGGACGGTTCCCCCCAGAGCACGGACGCGCCGCACCGGCGCCTCCGACGCCTCGACCCGTTCCGCTGGATCATCGAGAACCCCGGCACCGTCGATCTGATCGGCTTCGGTGCCGGCGCGCTCCTCATCCTCGTCTTCGCCGTCGGCACCGGAAGCTTCGGCTGGTGGACCCTGTTCACCGTGCCGATGATCGCCGCAGGGGCGCTCTGCCGGGTGCGTCCTCTGCTCGGCGTCATCGTCATCGGGATCCTCGCGGTCAGCCACCTGCTGGTGAACATCCCGGTCGTCGGCGGCGACGCGTTGACGTTCTACGCCATGTTCTGCGCCGTCGCCTACGGCGGACGCGCCGTCGGCTGGGTCGGGGTGGGGGCCGGTTTCCTCGGTGTCCTCGCCCAGGCCGGCTACTGGGGCGTGTTCACCTACTTCACGGAGTACGGCGGTCCGGCGCAGGCCGCGGGGACCTTCGCCGGGCTGATCACCATCGGTTCGATCACGATCGTGGCGATCTGGGCGCTGGCCAGCCTCCAGCGGGCCCGGGTGCGGCAGCTGGCCCTGATCAGCGACCGCGCCGAGCAGGCCGTCCGCGAGCGCGAGCAGCGGACCGCTCTCGCCGTCGCCGACGAGCGGGCCCGCATCGCCCGGGAGATGCACGACGTCGTCGCCCATTCCCTCTCCGTGATCATCGCGCAGGCCGACGGCGGCCGGTTCGTCGCCTCCCAGCAGCCCGAGAAGGCGGTCGACGTGCTCGGCACCATCGGCGAGACCGGACGCGCGGCGCTCGCGGACATGCGCTCCCTGCTCGGCGTGCTGCGCCACGAGGACGAGACCAGCTTCGGGCCCCAGCCCGGCCCGCCGATGCTCGAGGACCTGGCCGACCGGGTGCGCGCCGCCGGGCTCGAGGTGGATCTCGACCTCGACGGCGATCTCGAGGATCTCTCCCAGGCGCTCGGCATGTCCGTGTTCCGCCTGGTCCAGGAGTCCCTGACCAACGTCCTCAAGCACGCCGGGGCCGGTGCCTCCGCGGCGGTCCGCATCCATCGCACCGCCGCGCACCTGGAGATCGAGATCCTCGACGACGGCCAGGGCACCGACCCCGCCTCCGACGGTCAGGGCCACGGCCTGACCGGGATGCGCGAGAGGATGTCCGTGTTCGGCGGCACTCTGCAGGCCGGGCCGCTCCCCGGTCGCGGATACCGGGTGCGGGCCGTGGTCCCGCTGGACGGCACCCTGCGCGGCGGCGAGACCGCTGACGGCCGGACCGCCGCCGCGCACCCCGACGACACCCCGGGTCCCCCCGCCGGCCCCCCGGACACCGCCACCGGATCCGGTGCTGGATCCGGCACCGCCGCCCCCGACCCGTCCCACCCCGGAGGAGATCCCCGATGA
- a CDS encoding type II secretion system F family protein — protein MIDSGTVLIGALLGLLLGIGLALLAGFLPWLRSRDLGARIDPYLRRSRSASLFSAPAATSRARVVAENLLGPIARRALGLLERLTGGADQLERRLRLAGRRSSTDSFRIEQVIFAVIGLVGGVVIALLAIGTRGASPLLGLVIVVLGVLSGVLLRDYLLGMEISRRASRMAREFPTVADLLALAVAAGESPIAAMERVASTSSGALPDEFAATVADIRSGTSVSQALASLGSRTPLQSLGRFGEGVSVAIERGTPLADVLRAQAQDARESSKRDLMETAGRREIYMLMPVVFFVMPLVIVFAIFPGLAVLEISV, from the coding sequence GTGATCGACTCCGGAACGGTCCTGATCGGAGCCCTTCTCGGGCTCCTGCTCGGCATCGGACTCGCCCTCCTGGCCGGCTTTCTCCCCTGGTTGCGCAGTCGTGACCTGGGAGCCCGCATCGACCCGTACCTGCGGCGCTCGCGATCCGCCTCCCTCTTCAGCGCCCCTGCCGCGACGAGCCGCGCCCGGGTGGTCGCCGAGAACCTGCTGGGCCCGATCGCCAGGCGCGCCCTGGGCCTCCTCGAGCGCCTCACCGGCGGGGCAGACCAGCTCGAGCGTCGGCTCCGGCTGGCCGGACGGCGCTCCTCCACCGACTCCTTCCGTATCGAGCAGGTGATCTTCGCCGTGATCGGCCTGGTCGGAGGCGTCGTCATCGCCCTGCTCGCCATCGGCACCCGGGGAGCGAGTCCGCTGCTGGGCCTGGTCATCGTCGTCCTCGGCGTGCTCTCCGGCGTCCTGCTGCGGGACTACCTGCTGGGCATGGAGATCTCGCGTCGCGCCTCGCGCATGGCCCGCGAGTTCCCCACCGTCGCTGACCTGCTCGCCCTGGCGGTCGCGGCGGGGGAGAGCCCGATCGCTGCGATGGAGCGGGTGGCCAGCACCTCCTCAGGGGCATTGCCGGACGAGTTCGCCGCCACCGTCGCCGATATCCGATCCGGCACCAGCGTCTCCCAAGCCCTGGCCTCCCTGGGATCCCGCACCCCACTGCAGTCCCTGGGGCGATTCGGCGAAGGCGTCTCCGTCGCCATCGAGCGGGGCACGCCCCTGGCCGATGTGCTGCGCGCCCAGGCCCAGGACGCCCGAGAATCCTCCAAGCGCGACCTCATGGAGACCGCCGGTCGTCGTGAGATCTACATGCTCATGCCGGTGGTGTTCTTCGTGATGCCCCTGGTGATCGTCTTCGCCATCTTCCCGGGCCTCGCCGTCCTGGAGATCTCCGTCTGA
- a CDS encoding CpaF family protein — protein sequence MDTATVIEAESRELIRRRGLDVHADQLEPLIREVVTDYDRRSSSGEVPVLHDDETMVAEVAARIGGFGPLQEMLDDPTIEEIWLNSPSEVFCARNGRSELTTIVLSDTEVRGIVERMLVSSGRRLDMSTPFVDALLPDGSRLHVVIPSVTRTHWAINIRKFVAKAFDLPGLVALGALTPQSADFLDAAIASGLNVVCSGATGAGKTTFLRCLAQSIGARERVVTIEEVFELGLGLRDVVAMQTRQANLEGAGEISMRRLVKEALRMRPSRIIVGEVREAESLDMLIALNSGLPGLASIHANSARDAVVKLCTLPLLAGENVSSRFVVPTVASSIDLVVHLDMLADGRRRVREIVGLSGRVEDEVIEIADLFTLIGERLVRGNGHPPHAERFARTGHDLTALLGGAEAA from the coding sequence ATGGACACAGCCACCGTCATCGAGGCCGAGTCGCGGGAGCTGATCCGTCGGCGCGGTCTGGACGTGCACGCCGATCAGCTCGAGCCGCTGATCCGCGAGGTGGTCACCGATTACGACCGGCGCTCCTCCTCCGGCGAGGTCCCCGTGCTGCACGACGACGAGACGATGGTGGCGGAGGTCGCCGCCCGCATCGGCGGGTTCGGACCGCTGCAGGAGATGCTGGACGACCCCACGATCGAGGAGATCTGGCTGAACTCGCCCAGCGAGGTGTTCTGCGCACGCAACGGGCGCAGCGAGCTGACCACGATCGTCCTGTCCGACACCGAGGTGCGCGGAATCGTCGAGCGGATGCTGGTCAGCTCCGGGCGACGTCTGGACATGAGCACCCCCTTCGTGGACGCCCTGCTGCCGGACGGGTCCCGGCTGCACGTGGTGATTCCCAGCGTGACCCGCACGCACTGGGCGATCAACATCCGCAAATTCGTGGCCAAGGCCTTCGACCTGCCGGGCCTGGTCGCCCTGGGTGCGCTGACGCCGCAGTCCGCCGACTTCCTCGACGCCGCGATCGCCTCCGGGCTGAACGTGGTGTGCAGCGGGGCTACCGGCGCGGGCAAGACGACCTTCCTGCGCTGTCTCGCCCAGTCCATCGGGGCGCGGGAGCGCGTGGTCACCATCGAGGAGGTGTTCGAGCTGGGGCTGGGCCTGCGGGATGTCGTCGCCATGCAGACCAGGCAGGCGAATCTCGAGGGAGCCGGCGAGATCTCGATGCGGCGCCTGGTGAAGGAAGCCCTCAGGATGAGGCCCAGCCGCATCATCGTGGGCGAGGTCCGCGAGGCGGAGTCGCTGGACATGCTGATCGCCCTGAACAGCGGTCTGCCCGGGTTGGCCTCGATCCATGCCAACTCGGCCCGAGACGCCGTCGTCAAATTGTGCACCCTGCCGCTGCTCGCCGGGGAGAACGTCTCCAGCCGATTCGTGGTCCCCACGGTCGCCAGCTCCATCGATCTCGTCGTCCACCTCGACATGCTGGCCGACGGTCGCCGCCGCGTGCGCGAGATCGTCGGGCTCAGTGGGCGGGTGGAGGACGAGGTCATCGAGATCGCAGATCTTTTCACCCTCATCGGCGAGCGCCTGGTGCGTGGGAACGGGCATCCTCCGCACGCGGAGCGTTTCGCCCGCACCGGTCACGACCTGACCGCGCTGCTCGGTGGGGCGGAGGCGGCATGA
- a CDS encoding TadE/TadG family type IV pilus assembly protein — protein MTTRRRLFLHRGRTLMHRLRARLQQTRGSITILTTGVLVVILMVIGVGTAITGVHLERTELQHAADSVALAASQAVDPERIYVDSSGAVIHTGSARRAAEEQLRSYPIDSTRTEDLRIAEVSVDADGTVRVVLTARTHPPLAGWLTRRTGTSIPLTVEGEARAR, from the coding sequence ATGACCACCCGACGGCGCCTCTTCCTGCATCGGGGCCGCACACTCATGCACCGCTTGCGGGCCCGACTGCAGCAGACCCGAGGCTCCATCACCATTCTCACCACCGGGGTGCTGGTGGTGATCCTGATGGTGATCGGTGTCGGTACCGCCATCACGGGGGTCCACCTCGAACGCACCGAGCTGCAGCACGCCGCCGACAGCGTGGCCCTGGCCGCCTCCCAGGCCGTGGACCCGGAGCGCATCTACGTCGACTCCTCCGGTGCCGTGATCCACACCGGCTCCGCCCGCCGCGCCGCCGAGGAGCAGCTGCGCAGCTACCCGATCGACTCGACCCGCACCGAGGACCTCCGCATCGCCGAGGTCTCCGTCGACGCCGACGGGACGGTCCGTGTGGTCCTGACCGCGCGGACGCACCCGCCCCTGGCAGGATGGCTCACACGCAGGACAGGCACGTCCATTCCCCTGACCGTCGAAGGAGAGGCCAGAGCCCGATGA
- a CDS encoding type II secretion system F family protein — protein sequence MSDGAFLGLVAGLGLLSIWWSLWEQDGQEPRRGRISRAMERLRDDLVAVGLTSVPPAAVPALSAGLGLVIAAALWATSSAVVPSLTIGAVSTALPVVFLRSAARRRATALREVWPEAVDHINSAIRAGLSLPEALVQLSRKGPEELRPAFHEFSLDYQASGDFAACLDRLKVRLADPVGDRIVEALRITRDVGGTDLGGLLRTLASFLREDARTRAELEARQSWTVNAARLALAAPWLVLALMSTRPQAAQAYDSSLGMAMIVIGAVVSLIAYRVMLLIARLPQDERVLR from the coding sequence ATGAGCGACGGCGCCTTCCTGGGCCTGGTCGCCGGGCTCGGCCTGCTCTCGATCTGGTGGTCGCTGTGGGAGCAGGATGGGCAGGAGCCTCGTCGCGGACGGATCAGCCGCGCCATGGAACGGCTGCGCGACGACCTGGTGGCCGTGGGGCTCACGTCGGTCCCCCCGGCGGCGGTCCCGGCTCTCAGCGCGGGACTCGGCCTGGTCATCGCCGCCGCCCTGTGGGCCACCTCCAGCGCGGTCGTGCCGTCGCTGACGATCGGAGCGGTCTCGACCGCGCTGCCGGTGGTGTTCCTGCGCTCGGCGGCCCGTCGTCGGGCCACCGCGCTGCGCGAGGTCTGGCCGGAGGCCGTCGACCACATCAACTCCGCCATCCGGGCCGGATTGTCCTTGCCCGAAGCGCTGGTGCAGCTCAGCCGCAAGGGCCCGGAGGAGCTGCGGCCCGCCTTCCACGAGTTCTCCCTGGATTACCAGGCCAGCGGTGATTTCGCGGCGTGCCTGGATCGATTGAAGGTGCGGCTGGCGGACCCGGTGGGCGACCGCATCGTCGAGGCGCTGCGAATCACCCGCGACGTCGGCGGCACCGATCTGGGGGGTCTGCTGCGCACTCTCGCCTCCTTCCTGCGCGAGGACGCCCGGACCCGTGCGGAGCTCGAGGCACGGCAATCCTGGACCGTCAATGCGGCGCGCCTCGCCCTCGCCGCACCCTGGCTGGTCCTTGCGCTGATGTCGACCAGGCCGCAGGCGGCCCAGGCCTATGATTCCTCGCTCGGCATGGCGATGATCGTCATCGGTGCCGTGGTCTCGCTGATCGCCTACCGCGTCATGCTGCTGATCGCCCGCCTTCCCCAGGATGAGCGGGTGCTGCGGTGA
- the prfB gene encoding peptide chain release factor 2, giving the protein MASIDFSAEISRLQSTLSSIEQVTDIEALDAKIADLEQQASAQDLWDDVDNAQKVSAALSHAQSERRRISELESRIEDLEVMVQLAAEEDDADTLAEAERELTSIHKTLDELEVRTLLSGEYDERSAVITIRAGAGGIDAADFAEMLMRMYLRWAERHHYTTKVMDTSYAEEAGLKSVTFEVTAPFAYGTLSVEGGTHRLVRISPFDNQGRRQTSFAAVEVIPLIESTDSVEIPENDLKVDVFRSSGPGGQSVNTTDSAVRMTHLPTGTVVSMQDEKSQIQNRAAALRVMQSRLLLLKKAEEAAERKELAGDVKASWGDQMRSYVLNPYQMVKDLRTEYQEGNPSSVFDGEIDSFIDAGIRWRAEGKSDS; this is encoded by the coding sequence GTGGCTTCCATCGACTTCTCCGCAGAGATCTCCCGACTCCAATCGACCCTGTCGTCGATCGAGCAGGTGACGGACATCGAGGCGCTCGACGCCAAGATCGCCGACCTCGAGCAGCAGGCCTCGGCCCAGGACCTCTGGGACGACGTCGACAACGCCCAGAAGGTCTCCGCCGCGCTGTCGCACGCACAGTCCGAACGCCGCCGCATCAGTGAGCTCGAATCCCGGATCGAGGACCTCGAGGTGATGGTCCAGCTCGCGGCCGAGGAGGACGACGCCGACACCCTCGCCGAGGCCGAGCGGGAGCTGACCAGCATCCACAAGACCCTTGACGAGCTCGAGGTGCGCACCCTGCTCTCGGGTGAGTACGACGAGCGCAGCGCCGTGATCACCATCCGCGCCGGCGCCGGCGGCATCGACGCCGCCGACTTCGCCGAGATGCTGATGCGCATGTACCTGCGCTGGGCCGAGCGCCACCACTACACCACCAAGGTGATGGACACCTCCTACGCGGAGGAGGCCGGTCTCAAGTCGGTCACCTTCGAGGTCACCGCCCCCTTCGCTTACGGGACCCTGTCCGTGGAGGGCGGCACCCACCGCCTGGTGCGCATCAGCCCCTTCGACAATCAGGGCCGGCGCCAGACCTCCTTCGCCGCCGTCGAGGTGATCCCGCTGATCGAGTCCACGGACTCCGTCGAGATCCCCGAGAACGACCTCAAGGTCGACGTCTTCCGCTCCTCCGGACCCGGCGGCCAGTCCGTGAACACCACGGACTCCGCAGTGCGCATGACCCACCTGCCCACCGGCACCGTGGTCTCCATGCAGGACGAGAAGTCCCAGATCCAGAACCGCGCCGCCGCGCTGCGCGTCATGCAGTCGCGCCTGCTGCTGCTGAAGAAGGCCGAGGAGGCCGCCGAGCGCAAGGAGCTGGCCGGTGACGTCAAGGCCAGCTGGGGCGATCAGATGCGCTCCTACGTCCTGAACCCGTACCAGATGGTCAAGGACCTGCGCACCGAGTACCAGGAGGGCAACCCCTCCTCGGTCTTCGACGGCGAGATCGACAGCTTCATCGACGCCGGAATCCGCTGGCGTGCCGAGGGCAAGTCCGACTCCTGA
- a CDS encoding SOS response-associated peptidase, translating into MCGRFAFFQEIEPLIDDLGAVDLSDPHLRSRWNIPPTAPIHVVTESIDKDSGEVLRALRIARWGLLPPFAKDESFSSRTFNARRETLAEKNSFRGSLARYRALVPMDGYYEWVRDPAGRRKQPYFIAPADGSPLYMAALVSWWKGPASHEGPAASADGRFLLSATIITRAASGKLAEIHDRTPVMLRRDQLDAWLDPAMDDRHAAQEWILEDAHLLPDATLALREVDPAVGKVGNDGPELLEGPRTLL; encoded by the coding sequence ATGTGCGGCCGCTTCGCCTTCTTCCAGGAGATCGAGCCGCTGATCGACGACCTCGGCGCGGTCGATCTCAGCGACCCCCACCTGCGCAGCCGCTGGAACATCCCGCCGACCGCCCCGATCCACGTGGTCACCGAATCGATCGACAAGGACTCCGGGGAGGTGCTGCGGGCCCTGCGCATCGCCCGCTGGGGCCTGCTGCCCCCGTTCGCGAAGGACGAGTCCTTCTCCTCGCGCACGTTCAACGCCCGCCGCGAGACGCTCGCCGAGAAGAACAGTTTTCGCGGGAGCCTGGCGCGCTATCGAGCGCTGGTCCCCATGGACGGCTACTACGAATGGGTCCGCGATCCTGCGGGCAGGCGCAAGCAGCCCTACTTCATCGCCCCGGCCGACGGGTCCCCGCTGTACATGGCGGCCCTGGTCTCCTGGTGGAAGGGCCCGGCCAGCCACGAGGGACCCGCCGCCAGCGCGGATGGCCGCTTCCTGCTCAGCGCCACGATCATCACCCGTGCGGCCTCCGGAAAGCTCGCCGAGATCCATGACCGCACCCCGGTGATGCTGCGGCGCGACCAGCTCGATGCGTGGCTGGACCCCGCCATGGACGACCGTCACGCCGCCCAGGAGTGGATCCTGGAGGATGCGCATCTGCTCCCGGACGCGACCCTCGCCCTGCGCGAGGTGGACCCGGCCGTGGGCAAGGTCGGCAACGACGGGCCGGAGCTCCTCGAGGGGCCGCGGACCCTGCTGTGA
- the ftsE gene encoding cell division ATP-binding protein FtsE has product MIRFDNVTKTYMRGQHPAVENLDIEFTRGEFVFLVGASGSGKSTMMRMVLKEVTPTRGTVYVAGKDLSRIPSWKVPALRRDIGMVFQDFRLLPSKTAYQNIEFALAVIGTPRKVVRRLVPEMLEMVGLEDKGKRLPHELSGGEQQRVAIARAYVNRPTILLADEPTGNLDPSTAEGILDLLGEINERGTTVVMATHDHSAVDRMRRRVVEMVGGLVVRDEAGGLYESETPVSVISGHLPDDSSHREEHPLEGLEAEERPAEVEAPATDVLDEELIDEREARLDQDEDAFTEDEDAEERR; this is encoded by the coding sequence GTGATCCGTTTCGACAACGTCACCAAGACGTACATGCGAGGCCAGCACCCCGCGGTGGAGAATCTCGACATCGAGTTCACCCGCGGGGAATTCGTGTTCCTGGTCGGCGCCTCGGGGTCGGGGAAGTCCACCATGATGCGCATGGTGCTCAAGGAGGTCACGCCCACCCGCGGCACCGTGTACGTGGCCGGCAAGGACCTCTCGCGCATCCCCTCGTGGAAGGTGCCCGCGCTGCGCCGGGACATCGGCATGGTGTTCCAGGACTTCCGCCTGCTGCCCTCCAAGACCGCCTACCAGAACATCGAGTTCGCGCTCGCCGTGATCGGCACCCCCCGCAAGGTGGTGCGCCGCCTCGTGCCCGAGATGCTCGAGATGGTGGGGCTGGAGGACAAGGGCAAGCGGCTGCCGCACGAGCTCTCCGGCGGCGAGCAGCAGCGCGTGGCCATCGCCCGCGCCTATGTCAACCGCCCCACGATCCTGCTGGCCGACGAGCCCACCGGCAACCTCGACCCCTCCACCGCCGAGGGGATCCTGGACCTGCTCGGCGAGATCAACGAGCGCGGGACCACCGTGGTGATGGCCACCCACGACCACTCGGCGGTGGACCGCATGCGCCGTCGGGTCGTCGAGATGGTCGGCGGCCTGGTGGTCCGCGACGAGGCCGGCGGCCTCTACGAGTCCGAGACCCCCGTCAGCGTGATCTCCGGGCACCTGCCCGACGATTCCTCCCATCGTGAGGAGCACCCGCTGGAGGGCCTCGAGGCGGAGGAGCGCCCGGCGGAGGTCGAGGCCCCCGCCACCGATGTCCTCGACGAGGAGCTGATCGACGAGCGCGAGGCGCGGCTCGACCAGGACGAGGACGCCTTCACCGAGGACGAGGACGCGGAGGAGCGGCGATGA
- a CDS encoding glycerate kinase, producing MTATRTVLLAPDKFKGTLSAAEVVRALATGIARTAPRVTVRSCPIADGGDGTVDAALAAGSQARTTTITGPTGRPHTARWALADDVAVVELAEAVGLSALPGGDLAPDTASTRGLGELLHAAVDAGARTLLVGLGGSASTDAGVGLLQGLGARLLTADGTEIGPGLDGLATLATVDLAPALAVLDGVSLVAANDVTNPLLGEDGAAAVYGPQKGIPAARIAHADSVLAAAAALLDPSSRHRDLPGAGAAGGTGFALSLLGAAQRSGADALFELIGVDAQLDGADIVVTGEGKLDEQTLQGKGPAEIARRARERGLPVAAVAGVITLDQEALRRAGIDRSWDLVTRAGSPEEAIAHSERWLIEVGEDLGRWLVAGAAPADDPAVCGPGASEEGPATA from the coding sequence ATGACCGCGACCCGCACCGTGCTGCTCGCACCCGACAAGTTCAAGGGCACGCTCAGCGCCGCCGAGGTCGTCCGGGCCCTCGCCACCGGCATCGCCCGGACCGCGCCGCGGGTGACGGTGCGCTCGTGCCCCATCGCCGACGGCGGCGACGGGACCGTCGACGCCGCGCTCGCCGCCGGCTCCCAGGCCCGCACCACCACGATCACCGGCCCCACCGGGCGCCCCCACACTGCTCGCTGGGCGCTCGCGGACGACGTCGCCGTCGTCGAGCTCGCCGAGGCCGTCGGCCTGAGCGCCCTGCCGGGCGGTGATCTCGCCCCGGACACCGCCTCCACCCGCGGGCTCGGCGAGCTGCTCCACGCCGCCGTCGACGCCGGCGCCCGGACACTTCTCGTCGGCCTCGGCGGCAGCGCCTCGACCGATGCGGGCGTCGGACTGCTGCAGGGCCTCGGGGCCCGCCTGCTCACCGCCGACGGCACCGAGATCGGCCCGGGCCTCGACGGGCTCGCCACCCTCGCCACCGTGGATCTCGCCCCCGCCCTCGCCGTCCTGGACGGGGTGAGCCTGGTGGCCGCGAACGACGTCACCAACCCTCTGCTCGGCGAGGACGGAGCGGCTGCCGTGTACGGACCGCAGAAGGGGATCCCCGCCGCACGGATCGCGCACGCCGACTCGGTGCTCGCCGCGGCCGCCGCGCTGCTGGATCCGTCCTCGCGTCACCGCGACCTCCCGGGAGCCGGCGCAGCCGGCGGCACCGGCTTCGCCCTGTCCCTGCTCGGTGCCGCGCAGCGCTCCGGCGCCGACGCCCTGTTCGAGCTGATCGGCGTCGACGCCCAGCTCGACGGCGCCGACATCGTGGTCACGGGGGAGGGGAAGCTCGACGAGCAGACCCTGCAGGGCAAGGGTCCGGCCGAGATCGCCCGCCGCGCCCGCGAGCGCGGATTGCCGGTGGCGGCCGTGGCCGGCGTCATCACCCTCGATCAGGAGGCGCTGCGCCGCGCCGGCATCGACCGCAGCTGGGACCTCGTGACCCGTGCCGGCTCCCCCGAGGAGGCGATCGCGCACTCCGAGCGCTGGCTGATCGAGGTCGGCGAGGACCTCGGGCGCTGGCTCGTGGCCGGCGCCGCCCCGGCCGATGACCCCGCTGTCTGTGGCCCCGGGGCCAGCGAGGAAGGCCCCGCCACCGCGTGA
- a CDS encoding YihY/virulence factor BrkB family protein has translation MADSPDPSSESGSPRLSGRTVTYMTKRVLAEFSRDGGTDQAAKLTYYLVLSIAPTMLALFSLATLLLSDMKDEIAGLIKEAISSGAGGSGMEVGGAVDSTLDSLMGSATGGTIALIIGIATALWSASAYIKAYGRVANQIYEVPEGRGFIRLTLSMLGLTVALILGILLVLISVLLSQSIVDSLLGPIASTIGAEGLLAFLTDSFLPIWAWAKWPVILVLTFALVSLLYWGAPNIAKPFRLISPGGIFAIVGIGVAAVALSIYMSTVAGYSSYGAIGGIMAVLFALWIINIVIILGAEVDAEFERAKELEAGKPAEDDLALPMRGSKGAEKAEAKHEDIVDAGRDIRLRNLHRDAEAYTAEDARLTPRHGVPTVGSDGADGAERDAEEAVAESSPAPPAAKTGD, from the coding sequence ATGGCTGATTCCCCCGACCCCTCCTCCGAGTCAGGGTCCCCCCGCCTGAGCGGGCGCACCGTGACCTACATGACCAAACGCGTGCTGGCGGAGTTCTCGCGCGACGGCGGCACCGACCAGGCCGCCAAGCTGACCTACTACCTGGTGCTCTCGATCGCACCGACGATGCTGGCCCTGTTCTCGCTGGCCACGCTGCTGTTGTCCGATATGAAGGACGAGATCGCCGGCCTGATCAAGGAGGCCATCTCCTCCGGCGCCGGCGGCAGCGGGATGGAGGTCGGAGGTGCGGTCGACTCCACCTTGGACTCCCTCATGGGATCGGCGACCGGCGGCACCATCGCGCTGATCATCGGTATCGCCACGGCTCTGTGGTCGGCCTCGGCCTACATCAAGGCGTACGGACGCGTGGCCAACCAGATCTACGAGGTCCCCGAGGGCCGGGGATTCATCCGTCTGACCCTGTCGATGCTCGGCCTGACCGTCGCGCTGATCCTCGGCATCCTGCTGGTGCTGATCTCGGTGCTGCTGAGCCAATCGATCGTGGACAGCCTGCTGGGCCCGATCGCCTCGACCATCGGCGCCGAGGGCCTGCTCGCCTTCCTCACCGACTCGTTCCTGCCGATCTGGGCCTGGGCGAAGTGGCCCGTGATCCTGGTGCTCACCTTCGCGCTGGTCTCCCTGCTGTACTGGGGTGCCCCGAACATCGCCAAGCCCTTCCGACTCATCTCCCCCGGCGGGATCTTCGCGATCGTCGGCATCGGTGTCGCCGCGGTGGCGCTGTCCATCTACATGAGCACCGTCGCCGGCTACTCCAGCTACGGCGCGATCGGCGGCATCATGGCCGTGCTGTTCGCGCTGTGGATCATCAACATCGTGATCATCCTCGGCGCGGAGGTCGACGCCGAGTTCGAGCGCGCCAAGGAGCTCGAGGCCGGCAAACCCGCCGAGGACGACCTCGCCCTGCCCATGCGCGGGTCGAAGGGCGCCGAGAAGGCGGAGGCCAAGCACGAGGACATCGTCGATGCGGGCCGTGACATCCGGCTGCGGAACCTCCACCGCGACGCGGAGGCCTACACCGCCGAGGACGCCCGCCTCACCCCGCGCCACGGCGTGCCCACCGTCGGTTCCGACGGAGCCGACGGGGCCGAGCGGGATGCGGAGGAGGCGGTGGCCGAGAGCTCCCCTGCACCGCCCGCCGCGAAGACCGGGGACTGA
- a CDS encoding TadE family protein, with amino-acid sequence MTTVHHHQPGQSPSGGRDTPARPGRPLVQRLRGEEGSAVVEFPMVAALIVLIALGVVQAALIVHTRNTLIDAAVQGAHHASLVGASPEDGAERAERLISDRFGDSFQADATAAEGADGTIEVEVSATLPLVGLFGPAGTLTVEGRAIDEETW; translated from the coding sequence ATGACCACCGTGCACCACCACCAGCCGGGCCAGTCCCCGTCCGGAGGACGGGACACCCCTGCGCGCCCCGGACGGCCCCTGGTCCAGCGGCTGCGCGGCGAGGAGGGCTCGGCGGTGGTCGAGTTCCCGATGGTCGCGGCGTTGATCGTGCTGATCGCCCTCGGGGTGGTCCAGGCCGCGCTCATCGTCCACACCCGCAACACCCTGATCGACGCCGCGGTGCAGGGGGCGCATCATGCCTCGCTGGTCGGTGCGAGCCCCGAGGACGGGGCGGAGCGTGCGGAGCGCCTCATCAGCGATCGCTTCGGCGATTCGTTCCAGGCGGATGCGACCGCCGCCGAGGGTGCCGACGGCACCATCGAGGTGGAGGTCAGCGCGACGCTCCCGCTGGTCGGCCTGTTCGGCCCCGCCGGGACGCTCACCGTCGAGGGACGGGCGATCGACGAGGAGACCTGGTGA